The genomic segment TCCCGCCCTCGCTCCGAGCCTGTCGCGCCGCGTCGCTCAGATCGCTACCCCTTGACCTCGCCGGCGGCCTGCGAGAGCGGCTCGGCGAGGGCGTCGAGGCCCTGCGAGAGCTCGCGCCGGCCGGCCTGGTCGACCTCCTCGTAGGAGACGTACTCGGCGCCCTCCTCGTAGCGCTCGAGCAGGTCGTAGACGTCGGCGAAGCGCTGCGAGACCTCGTCCTCGAGCTCGGGGTCGCCGACGAGCGGCGCGACGGCGTCGAACGCCGTCTCCGAGCCCTCGACGTTGGCCTCGAAGTCGTAGAGGTCGAGGTGGGAGTAGCGCTCCTCCTCGCCCGTGATCTTCGAGGCCGAGACCTCGCCGAGCAGGTCGATCGACCCCTGGGCGATGTCGGCCGGCGTCAGCTCGAGATCGGGTGCCAGCTCCTGGAGCTCGCGGACGTCGGCGCGCGTCTCGTCGATGTACTCGTCGAGCCCGGAGACGTCCTCCTCGACCCAGAGCTTCTTCTCGAAGAGGTGGAAGCCGCCCCAGGTCTTCGGATCGACGTCGCCCTCGCGGGCGTCGAGCGAGGGGTCGAGATCGCCGAGAGCGCCCGCGACCGGCTCGATCCGCTCGAACGGGAGCCGGGCGATGATGTACTGCCGCTTCGCGGCCTCGATGTCGCCCTCGGCGACGAGGTCGAGGAACTCATCGGTCTCGGTCACGAGCTCGTCGGCGTTCTCGATCGCGTAGCGGCGGTACTCGTCGACCGCCGCCTGCTCCTCACCGGAGAGCTCCGCAGGCCCCGCGCTCGCGGTCGTAGCGGTCGATCCACCGCCCTCAGCGGTCTCCGCGCCGTCGTCGCTCCCGCACGCCGCGAGCAGCAGGGTCGCCGCGAGGGCGAGGAGAACGAGAACGGTGCGGCCTGGCCGCGGTCGGCGAAATGGTGATCTGTTCAAGGGTCCTGAGCCTTTCGGAGGAGCGTGTCGCCGCCGCAGCGGCGCATATTAGGGATGCCTAAGTTCGGGTACCCTAATACCTAGCGAAGCAGTCGGCATTCCGACCCGCCGGACGGGTCACCTACCCTCCGCGCTCGGACATGGAGGAAGCGCTTCAGAACCTCACCGGCGGCAACCTGACCGAGGTCAAGGTCGTCCTCGCGACGATCGTGATGGCGCTCGCGATCTACATGATCGGGTTGATCGCGGTCGGCTACGGCGTCGTCAAGCTGCCGTTCCTCGCCTGGGGCCCCGCGACCCTCGCCCACCGGGCGGTCGGGACCGGCGTGGTGCTGATCGCGCTGCTCGTCGGGTTCGCGTGCATCGCGGCCTTCGGCCTCGAGAGCGACTACCTGCTGCACGGGATCGCCGGGATCGCGGTCTTCGTCGTGCTCGGATTGAAGATCGCGGTGATCCGGCGCTGGCGGTCGCTCAACTCGTGGCTGCCCGTGCTGGGGCTGACCGTCCTGGCGCTCTTCGCAGTCGTCTGGGCGACCTCGGCCGGCGACTTCCTGCTCGGGGGAGGTGAGGAATGAGCGTCGCCCAGCAACGCCGCCAGGTGATCGCCGCCCTGATCGGCGCCGTCGTCATCGTCGTCGCGGTGGTCTTCATCGTCATGGGCCA from the Thermoleophilia bacterium SCSIO 60948 genome contains:
- a CDS encoding EfeM/EfeO family lipoprotein, with amino-acid sequence MNRSPFRRPRPGRTVLVLLALAATLLLAACGSDDGAETAEGGGSTATTASAGPAELSGEEQAAVDEYRRYAIENADELVTETDEFLDLVAEGDIEAAKRQYIIARLPFERIEPVAGALGDLDPSLDAREGDVDPKTWGGFHLFEKKLWVEEDVSGLDEYIDETRADVRELQELAPDLELTPADIAQGSIDLLGEVSASKITGEEERYSHLDLYDFEANVEGSETAFDAVAPLVGDPELEDEVSQRFADVYDLLERYEEGAEYVSYEEVDQAGRRELSQGLDALAEPLSQAAGEVKG